TcacagctgaggagagactgggaaTGATGATGCTGTCTCTTGTCTGCTTTTGGGGCTTTGCCCTGCGTGGGGCTGGGCATGGCTTCAAAACAGGGTAGAGATCCATATAAGGGTGCTGTGTCCCCTGTCCTCACCCCACCCCTTCCCCCCAGGCCCAGCCCACCGACATGAGGGCACTGCAAGACTTCGAGGAGCCAGACAAGCTGCACATCCAGATGAACGACATCATCACAGTCATCGAGGGCAGGTATTGCACAGAGGGGGGTGGCAGCTATTGAAGGGTGCACACGGACCAGCTGTCAGCCTGTGTGGGTTCAGGGGACCCCATGAACAGGAAGAGTGTGCACACTGGCAGAGTTGTcgggagcagggatggggaggggggctttgcacccccagcacagcaccaggggGCTAGCCCGGTGTGGGAAGGGGAGCACAGCGACACAGGCGTGTCCGCGGGcagtgcagccctgcctgcaccatCCGCCCCCGCTGACTCACCCCGCTGTGCTTCTGGGTTTGCCCCGGCCTTGCCCCAGGGCCGCTCCCTGCTGATACTGGTGGGGACGTGCCACTAGCACCACGGTGACATGACCTGTCACCCCCTGCGCCGTAGGCTTGGCTCCTCGGTCCCTGCCAGCCACCCGGAGATATAGCCACCCgtctctgcagccctgggagccTGAGAACTGAAGGCATTTCTGGTTCCCGCACCTCCATGCCCCTCCAACGGGGAACAGCCGAGACTTTAGAGGAGCTCGGTGTCTCTTTGTCCCGCTGGCACACAGCGGGCCGCCCCCGCCCCCAGCAGCCCCGGGAGGATGAGGCACAggctctcctttccccctcccgtTTCCCTCTGTCCCGGGGCCGGCTCCCCGGGGTTAGTCACGGCCCGGAGGTGAATCAGGCCGGATTTGTGTGTCTGCAGGGACCGGCTTTCTCCCGGGCCGCCGCAGCCGCCGTCAGGGATGACTCTTGCCCAGGGTCTGGCAGTTTAAttgcagggaggggaggggaggggaagggaagcgGCGTCGgcggagggagggaaggagggagggaaggagcggCGGAGGGCGGCGCGGCCGCGCCAGTGCGTCTGCATCGGCCCCACCGCCGCATCACGGCCGGGCCGGGGGTCCTCTACCCGTGCCCCTCCCGCCCCGCCACCGGCCTCAGGTGAACCGCAGGATGGGGGGTTCGGAGCGCGACAAGGGAAAAAGTGGCCGTACCGAGGGGTGCCGATGGGTCGGGGAGGGCTGGGAGCGCGGTGGAGCAGGGAtgcaacttctgcctcagtttctccgGTGGCCCCCACAGTGGGCACATTTTGGGGATGCCAAGGCCAGGCTTTGAAGCCGGGAGCCGGCAGGAGTCTCAGTGCCTGCCAGCGCTACCGCGGGGAGACGGCCCTCttcgtgcctcagtttccccgcGGGGCAGCTGCCCCGCACCGCGCTGCCGGTGGGGCTGCCCGGGCAGGGAATGGGGGGAGCTCCTTCCAGAGGCCTTATCCGGCCCCGCCGAGGCCGCCCGGGGACGGTAAACACCCCCCACCCTTTTTCAAGCCCCTGCCTGTCTTTCGGTGGGTGCTGGGCTTGCGTACGTGtgtgtgggcaggggcagggacctACCTGAAAGCCCCTCGGGGACCCAGCCGGCTGTGGGAGGCGGGGGCTTTCGAGGTGGatgccagggcagagcctgaGCGGGTCCGGTGGGATGAGGCTGGTAGATGGGGGGGAACAGAGGAGCCACCCCGGCCGCAGCATCCCTGCAGCGGCAGGCGGAGGTGTCGGGGCGCAGGGAGGAGAACGAGCGGAAGGGACCTCCCGGTGAACAGGACCGTCCTGCCCCTCACTCCGGTCTGCCACGGGTGAGGGAGCGTGCCGGTACCGGCTGAGCTCTGCCGGGGGGTCCCGGCAAGGCGGCTGGCTGGCGGCGAGCGGGGAAGGTAAACAGGAAAAGGGCTGAGCTGGTGGCCGGGGGTGACTCACAGGTGACTCCAGGAAACTGTGGGGCCCGTGCCAGCCTCGCCGGGCTGGCACAGCACACTGCCCGCCGCCCCCCGCCGTGCCTGCCCTGCCCGCGGGATACGGAGGCTCCAgcggctggagaagagaattaCATGGTGGGAGCAGGGGTGGGAGTTAGGATCACAGCCTACCAccacttcccccctccccccgcatTGGTTTGGCACAGGCTGGGTGCAGGCGCCCCTTGGGGTGCCTTTCCTTGCATCCTACCTGTGCCTATCCCCTTTCCTGCCCCCAGTCCCTTCTGGCTGGGTGACTGCCCTCTTCCACCCTGGAGGTAGCCACATCctagggcaggcaggcagctcccgACTGGTTCCTATAGAGGACTGGCGTCCTGGCCACCCTACCCACATGACAAGAAGTGGATTTGCAGCTTGAGCCCTCTAGCCTGGACTGcccatctcctgctgcccacctcctgctgccctcaccagCAATTTAGGAGGTGTATGTGAGGGAGACTCCCTGTCCCCCACCATGGCCCCTTTCCCCTCCATTTTCCTCTGGGTGACTGGGATATTTTTGAGCCTTCATCAAAAGACACCATGCATGTCTCTTGTGCCATCCCACACAGTCCCGCAGGGGGACCAGCAACGAGCAGGTCAATGCAGGCATCACCCCAAGGCTCCTGCGTAAtgtggagcagctgtggggaggaggatgaagggGCTCATCTTTTTGGGTGCAAATGGGGAGCTTTGTTCCCTACCGCCCACAATCcctgccaccttcctgggcaggggCCATGTAGGGTGGGAGGCAGAGCATGCTGTGGTATAGGGTTGGGATCCCGGGCACCTGGGTTCCTTTCCCATTTGTGCCACTGCCTGTCTGCGTGGCCTTGGGCAAGTGACCTCACCTCCTCCCCTGTCACCGGGGCAGACGCGTGTCCCTTTCCCATCCCCTCATCGGTAATGAGGTCCTTTTTATTCCTCAGGGCTGAGAATTACTGGTGGCGGGGTCAGAATAAGCGGACCCTAAAAGTGGGCCAGTTCCCCCGAAACACGGTGACCTCGGTGGCAGGGCTGTCGGCCCACGACATCAGTCAGCCGCTTAAAAACAGCTTCATCCACACAGGCCATGGAGATACcaacccacagcactgctgggggttTCCTGATAAAATTGATGAGTAAGAAAActttctgtcttctctgcatcccctgcctgctccctgcctttcctgctgcctgccaggcatgggactgagctgcagcttggttgccccccacccccttaaggcatttcttctcctctgctgtactggggacagtgactctgGGTAGGGTCTCACGGCTGTACTAACTTCCTCGCCTCTTCTTACTAATGGGATCAGGGATGTGGGGGACTGCTGTGCTTGTGAGGGGCTGTCCTGGGGAAGGAGGAGCACCTTCTCCTAGCCCTGCAGCTTCACATGGCTGTCCCAGGGCAGGGGAGCATCAGTAAGTACCACCATAGAGGTGGCCACATTAATGCTTTTGAGGTGCCTCAGGGCTACTAAAACCTGCACCTCTCCGCACGGACGCTGTGGCAGGGGTGCAGACTGACACTGTGCTTTTGACAGCATGAATTCTCTTGCAAAGCTAAACAGGAGAAAAACCAAGCCAGCAAAATGCTCCTCTGATTTCTCCTCCCATGCTCTATCGAGAGAGACCTTGGTTGGTCTTTGAAGAGGGGAGGCTGGGTGCCCGCACTCCAGTGTGCCAGTTGAGACTGGCTGTGCCTGGCACGAGTGCTAGGCATTGAGGAGTGGTGGGTGCTCTGGCTCAGGGCAGGGGGCATGGAAGTtctctgccagtgctgggctTGGGAGACAtgggagagctgggagggggTGGCAGGATAGGATTTCAAAGCCTGGAAAGCTCGCACTGGGTAGAACCAGCTCCCACATCAGCCTCAGTGCATCTTCTAGGATCATGATCCCCACTGCTGTTGATCATCCCAGCCCTAGGATAGCTCTGCCAGcgccctcagccccagcctgaccCTCACTTCGgtgccctgtcactggacagGAGGGCTGAACCAAGGCACCACGCATGCGGCGCTGGCTCGTGCCCCAGCAGGCCTCCCGCGCCCCGCTGCGTGGGCATGGGTGCTGGGTAcgtgctgcctgggctgccgaGAACGCACCGAGCTCGGCACACGCCCAGGCCTTCAGGCTGCGCCGGCTCCCTGCCTCACCGTGCTTGGCTTGCGATGGCTCGCCCGGGCCCACCGGTGTGCTGTACCGGGGTGCCATGCCCTGGGCATGCCATGGCACCATGCTGTGACACTCTAGCGCTGTGAGGGTGTCCCGAGCACCACGCCCCACACAAGTACCCTAGGCATGGGTTTGCAATCTCCTGTGTACGGCACATAGTGTACAGCTGGAGAGGGTTGGGTGACACTGGGACAGCACTGGGCTCTGTGCCGTAGCACCGAAagcctctgggctgcagtgccctgATGCTTGTGGGTTTGGTACTTGTCAAGGTGTGGTGCATGgtggaggggctgtggagtgtcctggggGATATGGTGTGGGAGTGAGGGTCCCTCATGGTCCCTGCTGACCCATGGATGCTCTCCTCCTTTTTGCCCACAGGCTGTACCTGGGAAATCCCATGGATCCTCCTGATATTTTAGGTGTGGACCCGAGTGCTGCCAGACCAACCCAGCTTCCAGGCAGGGCCAAAAGTGAGCAACTTtcaccctccccctgcccactgGCTGCACAAAGCCCCCATCTCTGTGACCTGCTGCCAGGGTGATGGGCTGAACACTCTCCTTTCCGGCTCTCTACTGCCACTTGCTTTTTGCAGACCTGGGGGGAGCTGGCGTGATGGGACACGTTGTCACTTGGCTATGTGCCACTGCTAGCAGTGTGGGCGGCCAGTGGCTCTGGCTGGCtggactctgccctgctgcccttcgtCCGTGTCCCTTGTCCCGTCTCAGCCTCCAACAGCTGGGCTCCCTGCTACAGGgaatctcagcagagctgccacgGGGAGGGAGCTCAGCCATCGTGTGTGTGCTGCGACTCTCCTAAACCTGCAATTTTCCCTTGGGGGCACTTCCCATTGGCATCCTCCCTGCGCCCTACCGGTGACCGGAGACTCAGCAATGCATGCATCCTGCTAACGAGCACCGTGGCTGCCGCTTGCTCCACGCTAACCTcttgcttcccctcctcttgggctctctcttctcctgcagGGCAGCCGCCTCCGCGCCCACCTCAGCCTACCGTCCTGCTCACCAGTAAGTCAGGCCTGTTCAggtgctgctctccctcctttgtGCCCCCACTCTTGTCTCTCTTAGATCCTTTTTCCCCCATCTGCTCCCATTGCTCTTATGGTTGGTGGGGACCCACATTTGGAGCAGTGGCCAGCCTGGGGCAAGGGGCAGGGTGCCCTGGTGTGCATTAACTGCACCCAAGGAGGTGACCCAGGCAAAGGTCACTGAAACGATGGGGCAGtttgagggctgggggatgcAAGTGCCCCACCTTGCACCACAGAGGTGGGCACTGGGACCCTCACCTTCCCTCTCCATGCTCTCCTAGAGCCCTGCTACGACCCAgtcagtgaggaggaggagggtctGCCTGGAGGTCTCCGGAAGCTCTGCCTGAAGAAGCCAGGTGCAGGGAAGGGTCTGCGACCAGTCAAGCCATCAGCACGAGTACCAGGCACCAAAGTGGGCGAGCGGCAACCTAGCCAGCCCCTGAGCGAGGCACCAGGGGGTGGGGAGGTAACCCTCATTGATTTTGAGGAGGAGGTGCCCCAAGGTAGCCCATCACCAGTTGGGGAGCTGACAGCTCCATCGTTAGCTAAGCTGGCCATGGAGGCCTTCTCCTTGTTGGACAAGACCCCACCACAAAGTCCCACACGAGCTCTACCCCGGCCCCTCCACCCCACACCAGTGGTGGACTGGGATGCCCGCCCCTTGCCCCCACCACCTGCCTATGATGACGTGGCACAGGACGAGGATGACTTTGAGGTCTGCTCCATCACCAGCCCCCCGAGTCGGCGGGGCAAGACCAACTATGGTTTCGTGGATGAAGGCGAGCGAGCACCACCGCTGGAGGACAACCTCTTCTTGCCCCCCAAGGAGACCAAGCAGCCCAGCCTGACGCAGACCACTGAGCTctttgaggagctgcagcaggaatgCATGAAGAGGCTCAATGTGCCCCTGGGATCGGCTGCCCCCACCGATGACAAGCCCCAAATCCCACCTCGCGTTCCCATCCCACCCCGGCCGCTGCGCCGCAATGAGCCTGGGCGCTGGTCAGGGGAGCTGTCTCCGGCGTCGGGGGGTGAGGAAGACCGGCCCCCCCAGATTCCCCCTCGGGACCCTCTGTCACAGCCCACCTCCCGAACACCCAGCCCCATGGCCCTGCAGGTGGGCTCCCCCCAGCAACGTGCCGCCCTCTGCTCCTACCTTTCCACCTCACCAGGGAAACCAATGCCCACCACGCAGAGCTTTGCCCTTGACCCCAAGTACACCAcccccaaggtcatccaggcacAGGGCAAAGACTGCTCCAAGGGACCTTGCATCCTGCCTATTGTGAAGGATGGGCAGAAGGTCAGCAGCACTCACTACTACCTGCTGCCTGAGCGTCCTGCCTACCTGGACAAGTATGAGAAGTTTTTCAAGGAGGCTAAAAGTCCCGAGGAAGTTCCAGCATCTCGCCTGGTCACCACAGCCACTGTCCGTCCCATGGTGCAGCAGCCGCCACTGGACTGCAAGGCCAACTTCTCCTCTAACAACAGCAACCTTGGGCCCAAGTGCCTGGtgaaagcctcctgcagcctccagaaGATTGTCTATGATGGGACGGATGGCTGCCGCCTTCCTGAGAAGATCCGACTGGTAAGTGGCATCCCCAGTACCCGTGGGCAAGAAGGGGGAAGGTAGCCATGGACACAAGAGCCTTCCCTACCCTGTGCCTTAGTTTCCCTAAGGCCGACCCTAGGGGTTGGCCACAAGGGCTGCCCAGATGTAGAGTGGGACATAAGTGTTGCTGCAACTCCAAAATGGGGATCACCCCCCTTGTCATCCCGAATTAGCCCTACCCacaaccccagggaggaggagaggagcgtGGCTGTCGCTACGGTCCCCCAGGCTCTCTGGACTGCATTTGTGGTGACCAGGAGTCTGTACTCAAGCCAGGGAGAGGCTGAATATCCCTGGGGACATGGACAGAGCGCCAGGCCCCTGCTCCAGCTacaggctgccagctgcccaggggtggtggCAGGCACTGACCACAAACTCCTTCCAGGTGCAGGATACAGTGCATGGTGTGACCACTGAGGAGTGCCAGGCGGCCCTGCAGAACCATGGCTGGAGTGTCCAACGAGccatccagtacctgaaggtatCATATGCTCCCCTACCCCCACCCTGGCTCCCCTGAGAGTGGTGGCACCCCTGTCACTGCCTTCACCATGCCACGTCCCTTTGCAGGtggagcagctcttctgccTGGGGCTGAGGTCCCGTGTTGAGTGCCACCGAGTGCTGGAGATGTTCGACTGGAACCTCGCCCAGGCCAGCTCCCACCTCCTTGAGCCCTACAACACTGCCCGCCAGAAGTAAGGGCATGGATGTTCTTTTCGGGGGGAGGGTGGTGTCTCCACACTGCACTGCTCTTGGCCAGCTGACATCATCACCCCTCCTGAGTTCATGTCCTTTCTTCTTGCAGGCGGTGacagcagggatggggcaagCTGCGTTGGATCCGGAGCAGGCATCTCACCCTGGGGCCATGCCCCTGGTGCCCATCTTCATCCAAcacctgctgctggactctggACTGAGCCCCTGTTTGGGGGATGGGGACACCTCGAAAgggagcctgcccagctccccggACTTTGCCAAGGTGCTTGCACCCTGGCTTCATCAATGGGCTCCGTCCCCTAGTCCCTTCTTGAATTGTTTTTGTAAAGAGAAATGTAATtttaatatatattatatatatattaaaaatattctatgaagaggaggaaggtgcCTGTGGCCATCTCCCAGGTTGATCCTTGCCAGCACGTAGGGACAGGCCgtgtctctgggctgccagttcCTCCCTGCAAGCAGCCATGACCAGGACCTGCCGCAGGGCTGGAGCCCACGTGCAGGGTGGCTGTGTGTCTAGTGCCCAGCAGGCACTGGAGATCCCCAAGGAGCTGCATAGCACAGCCATCTATGAACCCCACTGAAGATGGCTCCCAGGCTCTTTGGAGGCACAAAAATCTACCCATCTGGGGGCTGCTGGACTTAGTCATGTGCTGTGCCTCTCCCAGGCCCAGTGCTCAAAGGCTGGACGTGGTTTTGCAAGCTCCAGGTGGGCAGTGCTTTCCCACAGCCACGTCCCTGTGCAGAGGAAGCCCCCGCAGCAGGGCCTCCCCTCGGCTTGCTCCGTAGGACTcggctcctggctgctgcctgactCATGCCcgggcagggagcggcaggACCTGCGTCGCGCTGCAGCCCACGCGAGGGGCGTTGTGCAACCTCATGCCACTGTGCCGCCGGAGCCAGCTGCCGGTGGGGAGGGTGAGAGGCTGGGCTCCATGAGGTACCAAGATAGGTGGTAGTTCTAACCAGCCCAGGTCCCCCAAATGTGTGTCAGAGCCCTTACCTGGGTTCCCTGAAGTGccagcttgcagcagcagcagcagcagcagcagcagcaggaagtctCTATGCAGGTGAAGAAGCTTGGTGGCCAAACCCACCAGCTCCATGAGCATTGGTGTGATCTGATACCCAAGAtgccctctgctctccagctcagagccacaaatAGGATGAGTCGTGTGGTAGGAGGGGTTGTCTTGATGTGGCACTCATGGCTCTGCTCATCTCTGGTGCCTTGTTGCTGGCCTGGATGGTACTTGGTCACATAACCTTTGTGCCATGTGCTCTCACGGTTCTGTTTGTCTCTGGTCCCCTGGCCCTCCCTGAGCATGAGGATGGGAaggtgtgctggtgctgctgtgggcacagctgcGCATGGGTGCTTTGGGCTctcactgcctcagtttccccatctAAGGTGCAGCTATTGCAGCATGGCAGATGTGGGGTGGCAGTCAATGAATCAAAGAAGGCACAACACCTTCAACAACTTTGTTTCCCCCCTTAAGTGATCCTGGAGCTGGGCTAGGCCCCCAAGAAGAAGCAAATGTCCTTGCATCAGTAGACCCAGCAGCTTCTTTTACCCAGCCAGCTGCACCTGGCCTTTGCTGCTGTTGGAGGATGACCTCCAACCCAGGGCGATGCCTGGCCCTGCCACCCATGCCAGAACAATcccccccaggctgtgcttgtgTGGGCGTTTGCATCGATGGCACAGATAACCCCTGCACGCAGGTTCTGggggtggcagtgccaggagtggggctgaggcaggacctcgaggcagcagcaggaggttgctccttccttcttccttcttggcagcaagcctgtgccaggggttATCGGCTGAGCAGCCGAGCATGGCAGGGACCTGGCAGCAAATGGGGGCCAAATAGGGGGTGCAGGGCCCACCCCTCCCAGAGGCGCTGGGCACACTTGCTTCCACTTGCCATCTCAGGTGACTTTGCACCCCTTTGGGTGCTCCCCAGGGATTGGGGACCCCAATCTTGGGGTCTCAACTATGGGGTCACCCTAGGAAGTGCCTTAAAAATCTCCCGTGGCAAGATggctgtccctcagcagcactgggTCCCCACGACTGGGAGGCGGCCACCCACATGGCAAGCTTCGAGGACAGGGAGTCATCAGTGCCCCAGGCAGGACACGTGGTGTCcccatccccccctcccccgggGAGTGCTCACTGGTGCAAGGTGCAGCCGCCCTGCTGCGTCGCTCCcctgggagagctgcagccaCCGAAGACACACCATGGAGCGCTGGAGCCAGTGGCCACTCTGGAGCTGCATGCTGTGGGGACTCTGGGTGCTGCCCGGTAAGTGCCAGGGTCACCTACACCACTGCTGGGCTGACTGGGTGGCAGATACTATCTGGGTGATGGGCTGAGAACAGCTCTCTGGCTGCTCAAACCCCCCAGGTTCCAGCCTGAGCGGCTAGCTGGGGTTTGCCCCGTTGGTGGCACAGTCTTGGCATGGtcccctgaccatggcagggtgaGGGGATGTTTTATGGGTCAAATAGGGTCTATTGCCCATTGACAAGGCACCTGTCTTCTTGGCATTGATCTGGCTGTGGATGATGGTGTGGGGACCTGACGCAGGGGCTTGGGGCACCTTCCTCACGTGGCAGGGGAAGGGGTGAGGGTGATGGGCACCCTGGGCAGGTTTCTCTTCTTCTTGTGCCCTCACCTACCTGATCTGCCACCAGCACAAGGTGCAGAGATGGGGGAGCAGCTCTTTGCCCTAGTACCAGCCTCAGGAGAGGTGGGCAGCATATCCCCCGTGGCTGACAGCACCAATGATGAGCTGCCCCTGGACCTGGGTATATGCCAGGCCTTCCTCACCACTGTGACCAGCCAGCCGGAGCCTCCCTCTCCTACTGACAGGACCACCACCTCCAAGGGCAGCCATGGCTCAGGtaaggctggcaggcagctggccaTGGGCAAGTTCCTGCCTGCTGGGGCCACTGTGGGGTTGATCCAGCTGGTGCCACCTTGTCTCGCTCTACAGGCAGCCAGGTGCCACAGGTGACAACCAGAAAGCTGGTCCCAGCCAGAAACAGTGGTGAACAGGTAGGGCCTCCCACTACAGCAGGTCTCCCTGGGGATCCAGCAACTGGAGGCAGCCCAGGGGCAGGGTCAGGGCCTGGAAACTCCTTTCCAGGCACTGCTGACCACCCAGCCAACATTCCTCCAGCTCCCACCACCACTTGGCATGGACAGCTTCCATCCCTCATGCCAGTGGAACACAGGATGGGTCTTGCCACAGAAGGTGGTGCTGCTAGAGATGCAACATTTTCCCTGGTGCCAGGTGTCCCCACTGTAATGGGAACAAGCAAACCACCCTCAGACAGCAACATTACCCCTAAGCAGGCTGTGGAAGTGTCTCAAGTGGCTATGAacagcatccctggagagacAGTTCTGGGAATAAGTACCCCTGTGCAAGACACCACTGCAACTGAgccacccatgggtgctgtcAGTGCACTGAGAGGTGCCCCCCCAGCACCAGGGCATCCACCAATGGCACATGTCTTGCCTGCTCAAGCAGTGCCTGGGGCAAAAGTATCTCCCTCAGCCACTAGCAAACTGGCTGATGCCAGTGGGTTGGTGCAGCTAGGCAATGCCATCACTGCAGAAAGGACCCTAGGGACAACGTGGACCACACTACCACTGCTTCTTCAGgacaagcacagcacaggcacatccctccccagcattaGCAAGAGCTCTGCCGAGTCACATGAAACTGCTGTGCTCCTGTCCCAGGAGGTCATaccagagctggaggaggccaCCTCACCTCtctccacagcagccagcatcTCTCAGGACATAGTCAACTCTGCAAAGCTGGCAACAGCCTCGGCCAGGCCCACTGTTGGTTTCCCCAAGGCTGCCCCCTACATAGCCACGGAGGGAGCCAGGGTGGCAGCACCACCGCCTGCAGATCTCTCAAAGGCACCCTTGGCAAAGGTCACCTTTTCTTCTGTCACTCCAGTTGCTGGAGAGGCTACAGAGCTAGGGACACATGCCTTATCCAATGTCAGCTACAATGCCTCGCAGGAcccccctgtgccccctgcacagtctcctccagcccattcactccagctccctgcttctgctgtgctgagcacaggaaagATGATTCCCTCCAGCCACACCAGTGCCTCTGGCCCTTCTGGAGATGGGCTGCATGGAGCCAATGCTGTCACCcactcccaggctgctgcaccAGATCCAGGCATATCAGCTATGGCAATGGATATCACCACTGCAGAGCATGTCCACACCACATCATTCCCAGCTCTGGGAAACACCAACGCTGAGCTGGTGTCTGTCAGGAGTGAGCCCAGCAccagagccacagcaggcaCTACTTCCCTGAAGACCATGGCCACTCCAGTGGAACTCCTCACAAAACTGTCCTCTCATGCTGCTTCTGACAGTTCTGGTgcatcctctgcagagccttttgTGCACTCAGTGGGGTCTCCGCTCCTCCAGACCACCTCAGCAGGCCCTGGAGCCATCatagcagaagcagctgcaggcaaatCCTCTCCAGCCAGACCCAGTGTGGCTACATCCTTATCTTTCACAGGGACTGGTGAAGCAaatccagaaggagccactgAAGTCACTGCTGCACCAACTTCTCTCAGTATGTATGGCAGCAAGTCTGAGCCAGCTGTCCATCCACCCTCCCTTGTTAGTGATCCTCCAGACAGTGAAGTAGGAATGGGAACAGCATCACTGGCCAGTGGCAATACCACCACAACGCTGTGGGACATCACAGCCACCCCAGCGGCGCCTGATGCATTtcccagccacagccagcctggtcctgctgcaggctcagcacccttTGGAACTGGTGTTACCCCTGGACCTCTACCAGCcccactgccccaggctgcactGCAAGATGAGGCACCCTCGGGAGCAGAGACACAGTCACCCAGCGCTGCACCAGCCAGAATCCCTGTGGCATCAGAAGCAGATGTCTCCCCTCTCCTGGAAGGCAGTGTCACTGCAGGGACGATTGTGAGGGTGTCCTCGTTCAGCATCCCCCACGAGACAGAAGTGGGGATGTCCCTACTGTCCCTGGCCATCTCACCACCAACGGATGCTTCAGGTGACCCTCTCCTCGAGGGCAGCACCAGAGGGCAAGCAGCGGGGACAGCGCCATTGGAGGTGGACGCGGAGAAGAATCCAGGTACCGATGCAGTGGGGGCAGGTCCCAACCATGTAATTGTCAGCACCAG
The sequence above is a segment of the Pogoniulus pusillus isolate bPogPus1 chromosome 26, bPogPus1.pri, whole genome shotgun sequence genome. Coding sequences within it:
- the TNK2 gene encoding activated CDC42 kinase 1 isoform X6, which gives rise to MRRFQALHRSFPFLTRFRLYRRLSCSMQAEEGTDWLLELLTELQLQQYFLRIRDELNVTRLSHFEYVKNEDLEKIGMGRPGQRRLWEAVKRRKAMCKRKSWMSKVFSGKRPESDMPPQPQSTFRKPPTPPPLEAGGQHSLTCLVRERDLSLFEKLGDGSFGVVRRGEWCTPAGRTLNVAVKCLKTDVLSQPEALDDFIREVNAMHSLDHRNLIRLYGVVLSHPMKMVTELAPLGSLLDRLRKNQGHFLISTLCQYAIQVAKGMAYLESKRFIHRDLAARNILLASNDLVKIGDFGLMRALPKNDDHYVMQEHRKVPFAWCAPESLKTRTFSHASDTWMFGVTLWEMFTYGQEPWIGLNGSQILHKIDKEGERLPRPEDCPQDVYNVMLQCWAHKPEDRPTFVALRDFLVEAQPTDMRALQDFEEPDKLHIQMNDIITVIEGRAENYWWRGQNKRTLKVGQFPRNTVTSVAGLSAHDISQPLKNSFIHTGHGDTNPQHCWGFPDKIDELYLGNPMDPPDILGVDPSAARPTQLPGRAKRQPPPRPPQPTVLLTKPCYDPVSEEEEGLPGGLRKLCLKKPGAGKGLRPVKPSARVPGTKVGERQPSQPLSEAPGGGEVTLIDFEEEVPQGSPSPVGELTAPSLAKLAMEAFSLLDKTPPQSPTRALPRPLHPTPVVDWDARPLPPPPAYDDVAQDEDDFEVCSITSPPSRRGKTNYGFVDEGERAPPLEDNLFLPPKETKQPSLTQTTELFEELQQECMKRLNVPLGSAAPTDDKPQIPPRVPIPPRPLRRNEPGRWSGELSPASGGEEDRPPQIPPRDPLSQPTSRTPSPMALQVGSPQQRAALCSYLSTSPGKPMPTTQSFALDPKYTTPKVIQAQGKDCSKGPCILPIVKDGQKVSSTHYYLLPERPAYLDKYEKFFKEAKSPEEVPASRLVTTATVRPMVQQPPLDCKANFSSNNSNLGPKCLVKASCSLQKIVYDGTDGCRLPEKIRLVQDTVHGVTTEECQAALQNHGWSVQRAIQYLKVEQLFCLGLRSRVECHRVLEMFDWNLAQASSHLLEPYNTARQKR
- the TNK2 gene encoding activated CDC42 kinase 1 isoform X1 — translated: MPCPLVRCLFHRSTTPAALPPWPRQDQAMGPGSVSPEMALRRNPAPRPPRPPPPRGSPLLHAGPPRPPACPSQPRKLHQVPAPREAEHPLSPGCWTMLPPPPPSCLLRIPADGQHRDGVGGEGGCERGAGVGSDATASQLGCRRGDSGQAVGLLNQEEDSHARLGLGNFLPCDPEPGSSPCHPQAGAGDSAEPLSRHRAAAATAAPAMSERCDYQRLSSAEEEEEMLAPLPHSFSDSTGQRALRAGSGHSMPSPRLDIAPGMPCRRRLSCSMQAEEGTDWLLELLTELQLQQYFLRIRDELNVTRLSHFEYVKNEDLEKIGMGRPGQRRLWEAVKRRKAMCKRKSWMSKVFSGKRPESDMPPQPQSTFRKPPTPPPLEAGGQHSLTCLVRERDLSLFEKLGDGSFGVVRRGEWCTPAGRTLNVAVKCLKTDVLSQPEALDDFIREVNAMHSLDHRNLIRLYGVVLSHPMKMVTELAPLGSLLDRLRKNQGHFLISTLCQYAIQVAKGMAYLESKRFIHRDLAARNILLASNDLVKIGDFGLMRALPKNDDHYVMQEHRKVPFAWCAPESLKTRTFSHASDTWMFGVTLWEMFTYGQEPWIGLNGSQILHKIDKEGERLPRPEDCPQDVYNVMLQCWAHKPEDRPTFVALRDFLVEAQPTDMRALQDFEEPDKLHIQMNDIITVIEGRAENYWWRGQNKRTLKVGQFPRNTVTSVAGLSAHDISQPLKNSFIHTGHGDTNPQHCWGFPDKIDELYLGNPMDPPDILGVDPSAARPTQLPGRAKRQPPPRPPQPTVLLTKPCYDPVSEEEEGLPGGLRKLCLKKPGAGKGLRPVKPSARVPGTKVGERQPSQPLSEAPGGGEVTLIDFEEEVPQGSPSPVGELTAPSLAKLAMEAFSLLDKTPPQSPTRALPRPLHPTPVVDWDARPLPPPPAYDDVAQDEDDFEVCSITSPPSRRGKTNYGFVDEGERAPPLEDNLFLPPKETKQPSLTQTTELFEELQQECMKRLNVPLGSAAPTDDKPQIPPRVPIPPRPLRRNEPGRWSGELSPASGGEEDRPPQIPPRDPLSQPTSRTPSPMALQVGSPQQRAALCSYLSTSPGKPMPTTQSFALDPKYTTPKVIQAQGKDCSKGPCILPIVKDGQKVSSTHYYLLPERPAYLDKYEKFFKEAKSPEEVPASRLVTTATVRPMVQQPPLDCKANFSSNNSNLGPKCLVKASCSLQKIVYDGTDGCRLPEKIRLVQDTVHGVTTEECQAALQNHGWSVQRAIQYLKVEQLFCLGLRSRVECHRVLEMFDWNLAQASSHLLEPYNTARQK